From Ictalurus punctatus breed USDA103 chromosome 26, Coco_2.0, whole genome shotgun sequence:
TTACTTTATATTTTCTTGTTTATCCTCATACTCACCCTTATGTTTCCACCAGTCATTGCATTTTGTCCTGGTGATCTGTTGAAATCAAGGCCTAGTGAAGGCACTGTGAAATGTcatcctatcagttttgcagcatttgactgaatctgagcagaaagtatagctctaaacacttcagaattcatcctgctacttcatcagcagtcacatcattaATTTACACCAGTGACCAAGTTGcactggcagccatacatgcccatgccataaaacatcctccacatgtttgacagatgatgttgTATAGTTTGGATCATGAGCAATCCCTTTCTAATACAttaggttttagagcaacatatgcatccatccagattccatcccatatgtacttctgagagactctgcctctctaaggtgccaattaacctaattatttgcaaaatgttcctaAACTGGGTCATGCAGCAACACAATGACCAGGGTCATCaagttgaatttattttgtgtttcttttgttcCCTTTGCATTAATTTTGTATATAAATCCTCACGAAGTAGCTTCCACACAGGTCTTGTGGTCACAGGTCTAATCCAGTGATGTCGCTCTCACTTTTTATATTTCATGTGAATTCTGGAATTATCCTGGAATTCTAGGTGGTTCATTTAGGagatatatgtttatatgattCATTTCATCACACATTTATACTAAAGAATGAAAGCTactatgtgttttgtttctttttggtgtatttttggtgtaaaaaattgcattttgattTTATCAGACAGTGGACTTGTTTCACAATGTCATGGAATTCATAGGTTATTAATGGAAGTTCATGGGTTACAGTTGTAATTACATGTGGTATTCTGCGGTGGTATATGTTCATGGGGTATACATGTGaccacatgaaaatatattcaCTATACTCACAATTAGCCTGCCTTATATGATACCTATAGCTGTAGCACCCCCACAAAACCCCCATAAAACATACAGAATGCCATAGGACCTCAATAAGGTTTCCCATAATCACCAATAAAAACCTGACCCTGAATATTATAAAGTCTATTTAAGACTCACATTACATGTTCTGCATAAGATTAATGTCATTTCGAGTTCCTGTTGATGACTAACCcatataaatacaataataataaacgccATGGAAATCAGACCATATTCAAATGAGTAACacatgaaaaaaacagaaacacaacagAAGAAAAGACATTTAGATCACAAGTTCTGATGTGCATTCTTTCTTTAAACCTCATATTCAGTGGTTTGCTAATTTACCACAGAAGTCTAATTGAATACACGTTGGAAATTTTGTTTGGAATGCAGTGGCAATTTTCCATATGACTCTGTCCAGATTCTGGGATGTCAGTCCATGTCAAAGGATGGCAGTAATCGTCTTACAATTTTGGTTGTCTTGTAACTACGTGCTTCCCCATGCATCATTATTGTAAGAACATTAAAACAGCTAAAATGAGTTTATGTTTTCTaagtctttgtttatttattggctTGACCTAATGTTCctgctttattattttaaagcatagtcatgttgacatttttttttacaaaacctTCTCTCATCTTATGTCATACTGTATTTTTggattattatatactgtattttgtcTTTGGTGTAGGAAAAGTATcccattttttgtttattatttaggcCTTGGTCATACCTGAAAGTCTATTTGGTTGTCTATGGCATGTGCCTGTTTGCATGAATACACCTGCCTTGAATTTTTGTATTCAACTGTAAGTATAGTatttcagtgatgtttgttgttaaatgagaccttttagctgtactcatgttcaacgcaaatgaatcgaagagggcttcagcttctgcggtaattttgaaaaattgcaatcgCCTCTGAATATTTTTGactttgcttgatttttgctTTAATTCCTGCGATCTGAAAATCTcaaaatcctgaagggactgacATTATACTGTAATCACATGTCACAAGTTGCAAGGTTAAGATGAACACAAAAAAAGCGATTGAGtaatcattctttttttcttactttttttcgttaaaaaaaaaagagaagacgTTAGGTAGCTTTGTTGCCTCACAGTTCCACAGTTCCTCATTCAAgaatctgagctcaggatactgtctgcatggagtttcacatgttctccccatgcctaGATACAATGatttaaattgcccctagttgtgaatgagtgtgtgcacacTGCTTCATGCTTGTTCTGTATGTATATGGAGGAAATGTGTACTTATTTCTAAACATATTTCACAATAATATTGctagaaaatcaatcaaataaatgGTCTGAGTTAATGGATTAATCTGTTGTTAAGTAGATATTAAACATGACAGTTACAATGAACATCTTGAATGAACCTCTGGACAGAGTTAGAGATTAAATCTTTTGGGTGACTGCTCTAaagaatatattaatatattaaaaatatattaaatgcaCTAGGTAAAGCTCTGTGTTAGTTTACTTGGACAGTTTGTTCTGTTCTGCTGTTCCTTATCCTCAGAATAGATAATGGTGATTCTTTAACATTATACTGATAAGAACTAGTCAAAAAGAATATTAGAACTATAAGGACTTCATGAACAATTTGGCTATGTTAAGAAACATAGTAAGATTTTTGTGTGCTTATACACCTCTGACattgttgcttttttctttctttctgatgtTTTGTAATAACTAAAGTTCTGTTCTGTAAATTTGGATACTCTTTAGATAATCCTCATTGGCATCTTATCAAGATAACACAATGGTAGTGTTATTAGCCATCTTGGTGTTTAGCCATTttgctatttttattattaatctaaATAGAGCTGCAGAAATGCATTGCTGTCTTAAGGATGATGCTCAGAACAACACCCATGACCACTAGCTGTTTGAAATTAATACAGCATTGTGTTGAAATGTTGAGTAATAGAAGTAGCAACAAACCTGTCATTGTCATATATAAAACTGAACAAAATCACTTTGCTTTGATTAAGCTAAATCAATACTTGAAGCACAAGATAatgactagaaaaaaaaatcactttgaAGCGTTGAGTTAAACTGTGGAGTATTCACCCCTttaatgtttctacattttttagTGTTACatcctggaactgaaatggacttaactgTGCTTATATTTCTACATATTTGCATCTAAAGAAAACTAGAATGCATGGTCCCATTGGATTGATGAAACCaaatttgaaacaaaaaaaaaacttttggccTTGGCACAAAACATCACATTTGGCGGAAACCCAACACTGCACTTTACCATGAACACCATGTTTCACTGAATCAAGGTGGTATCATATACACATCATCTTGTGGAGATGCTTTTTCAGCAGCAGAAATGGGCAAACTTTCATTTTTGGCACCTTTGAATGTTAGACATACTGTGTAAATCACAATGTAAAAATCTCATTAAAGTCTGTTTAATTCCAGGCTCTAACAttgcaaaatgtggaaaaggaGATCAATATTTATGCAGGGCATTGTTTTAGGAGGGATGTAACTGTTTATGTTGGCTCTGACTGTCGTAACTCCTTGGTATACCAAGTTATGTTTCAGTTTCCCAAAAATCACAAGCTTTCTTAACACTGAGACTTCACAGCTGCATTGGCTAACAAAATAGGCTGTCAGCTTTCCAGCTGTCATCTTGCCAAGACTGCAAAATCAAGAAGCACTAAAGTGTGTTGGTGATGGAAGAGGGGGAAGGGAAATGAAATATGGCTCCAGTTCAATCTCATGGCACTGTGATCCCTTTCCAGATCTGTTCAGACCTGAAAACACGGATAACAATACTTTCGTTTTTAAAACAGATGTGGGAGTTTATTTCCCAGCTTTCCAGTTGGAAGGAAGAGAGAAACATTTGATTAGAAATGTCTGATCTTGTCCTGGTTCACATAAGAGAACCTTTTTAGAACATTCAGTTTTAAAAACGTATTTATCTATTGACAGAAATAAGAGATTTATCCAATGTACTGTATCatgcagtccatacaggatttgcaggtttttttgtggccaaaaatgcttaaatgcgtcttttttcaaaaaatgtgatgcaactttttttttttttgcaaaaaaaaacttaaattggcaaaattgcaattgcatgaaaatgtttttcgcaatcatgtttgttggtaaatgagaccttttagctgtacttatgtTCGACGcgcatgaatcgaagagggctttgactggaagcacttcatgatgtcacatgacataatatgacgcatcttggcccaaatctgcaaaAAAGAATTACTGTGTTAAGAATTGCTTCAATGAATTATAATTTCTTTTAGGTTAGGAAAGAATACTCCCATAATACTCCCataagtttttgtttttcctctttcatttacatttacttttattatatttggcAGATGGCTTTATCCAGAACAACTTACGGAactgctttgaagtctctagcAATAAATACATTCTGATTCTGGTTCACTGGGTCATGGATTAAGAATACTATCAGTCAAAAAACACAtttgggaggtaatatagtcagaaaagcacacagacaacacattTTTTACTTAGATGTGATCCAGTTTTGGGGTCATCGCAGCGGATCACCTGTCCGCATATTGATTCTGGCACAAGTTTTACACTGGATGACCTTCCTGACAACCCTGCCCACTGAAACTGAAAATTGATGTACAAACATTGCATTATGTTTTGCAGTACTTTGACAATTCATAACAATTCATGGGGGAGTTTGctatggggaaaaaagttttCCACTTTTTATATTCTATCATAATACTTATAATCTGAAGGAATATAAAAAGGCATAAATATATTAtaggggggcacagtggcttagtagttagcatgttggcctcgcacctccagggttggagttttgaatcccgcctccgccctgtgtgtgcagagctcgcatgttctccccatgcttcgggggtttcctccaggtactcgggtttcctcccccagtaaaAAGACATGctttataggctgattggcattttcaatttgcaaaaaaaaaaaaaaaaaaaaaaaaaaaatgcataatgggTATAATACTTGTATATTTGGGTgaaagttgtttttgtttaaacaatgcTTTGTCACAcgaaacatttcatttattactgtttactgctctttatggtatttttaaatgtagaaataatttatttcattattttgaaggcatctttgctgtacagcatttatttgcatatgcctaaaacttttgcacagcactgtagttttggtgagcctgtacccactgtagcttcagattcctgttcttggttgactGGAGTGGAATCTGATGTGGTCCACCTTAAGGTTTGACATATTGTATGttctgaggtgcttttctgttcaccacagaTGTAAAGAGTtatgggtcattccatctcaagcggtccaataattgtttttaatttttacattttttaaataaaaataattaaaaaaaaaaaaagcaatcttgagcattacatttgaaCTTAACTTCTAAatctaaggaacaagaatgtgcaaaatgtttgtgTGGATGTACATGTACTTTGCTTGAAAGACCAGTTAGGACCTAGGACCATCCTCTGCCAAGATACTGAGGTTTCattaaacagctgtataacaaaAACTTgctgtgtgccatgacacaaagataaTCGTCCtggttaaaccaagtaaaaattatttgaaaaaaaagaaaagaaaaaaatacaccccAATTTGCAGTGACAATACacagaggtaatcactcaatttattttttattatttttttttttaggggaatCATAAACAGTTGAGCAACttgcattggaccacttgagatggaatgacccttgTTTGAGTTACTTtacacttcctgtcagcttgaactagtttgtccattctcctctgacctctctcattgACAAGGCATTTCCTCCTCTTTCCCCAcatgctgatgtttgatgtgaacattaactgaagctctagacctgtatctgcatgacttttTGCACTGTGCTgttgtcacatgattggctgattggatatttgtgtgaatgtgcaggtgtacaggtattcctattaaagtgattTTTGAACACGTGCGCACgcgcaagcacacacacacaaacacacacaaacacacacacacacacacacacacacacacacacacacacacacatccccccAAGATATCTCATAAAGTATATGATCTTCAGACATCATTCAAACGGCTTTTTTGTTGCCTATATCACATATTAAAGCTATAAACATATGTTTTAACATAAGCTGGTTGATAATAAACCTTAAAAACAGACTCACACAAGAATCATAAATGTTTTACAGCACTGCAGTTGACAGTTAGCTGCCTATAGATGCACACATTTATAGATGCACATAATCTTTTAATGACTGCCAAGATTGGTACAGTTTTGCAACTCATGCATACATTTTCCCACGACAGTGTCAAAACAATCAAATCATGCTAAACCACAGAACCTGTGTGAACATATTTAACACGTTAGTGGAAGAGGATATTGTATAATCACTTTAAAGCCTCAGGTGCCTCTGATGACAACTGTCTGCTTTGTCTTAAAGAAGGACAATTCCAAAGTCTTGCCCAACTCTGAGTTAACATTAATGCCGTCAGAAGCCTCAGTTTGGTGTGATTCTTCACAGTAAGTCTTTGCAGAGTGTTTGCCCTGACTTGTTGCAGAGCCGAGGGTTACAAACTAATGACGCAGAAAATTGTCACGCTTAGTAGCTAATGAAAGATATTGTAAAACAGAGCATTGTATAAAATTAATACTCAGTTGCAAATGTATTCGTTCCAAagtaacatccatccatccatccatcttctataccgcttatccttttcagggtcacggggaacctggggcgtatcccagggagcatcgggcacaaggcggggtacaccctggacagggtccaaagtaaaatattaatcATAATTTAATTGACATTGCAGTGCAAtggttttttaaattgtctgaATCTTGCAAATTTGTTACCATTTGCATATAGGAAAGATACAAAGGGTAAGGTTAGGGGTTGGGTTAGTATTTTTAAGTATTCTTGCAAACTTTATACATTTGAGGAAATTTAAGAAAATCTGACCACATAATTTTTTTgctattattgtttttttttttttttttttttttttcatttttgcgTAACAATAAATTTGATACGATCAATAGGCAGTTCTTAGGCAAAGATGATtctgaaaattaaataaataaatatatgaaatgaACCATGCAAAATGGTTTGGATTAAATCTCCTTTACAATTACTGAAggtaaaaatgcacaaaatcacATCTGCTGTAACTGATAGCTGGACAAAAGGAAACATATCTTTAACAACAAGTACAGTAAgtgaaatatccatccatcttctgtaccgcttatcctacacagggttgcagggcctggagcctatcccagggtactTGGGACAGgagacaggggacaccctggacagggtgccaacccattgcagggcacaatcgtacacactatggacaatttgggaacgccaatcagcctacaacacatgtttatggcctgggggaggaagccagagtacccggagggaacccctgaagcacagggagaacatgcaatctctatgcacacagggcagaggcgggattcgagcccccaaccctggagatacAATGCCCACCAGTAATTGAAACatcaaatttcattaaaaaaaaattccatcaaGAGCACAAATAGTAATTAAATTATAATCAGGTAAAGTACATATTCTAAAAAATAATCCTTAACAGATATTAACTATAAGTGTAATTATTTAAGTAATGCCCACCTCTGACTAtaactttaagaaaaaaattattattttgggTTAATTCTAGGGGTCTTTGGATAGTTAAATGTTTTTCACTTTCTGAAAGAGTTCTACTTGGAATCCTGTCTGATTgtgaagagatggagagatgagtGTGCCAATataaaagaaatagaaaataatgcataattaaataattaaaacattaaatgattatttagaTATATcagcatttaaaacaaaatgttaaataatctaagaataaataatctaaaaatatatatttaatgtctgATTTTACTGCTTGTTAaattatttccatatttaatcttttattttgctataatttttttcttgttgtttggGAATTTGACCACCAACTTCATACTTGGGATTGTGTTCTGCCTTCTAATTAAGAGTGTCTGTATATAAGCATTTTACCAACTCAATTAATGGTAGTGGAGTAAACTCTTTAAATCCACTAGAACACAGTCATGAACACAGTAATTTCTTGTGAAAAACACATAATCAGCCCCTAAGCCCCCTTGACGTCCCCATTTCCCTTCCTATTACTCTCCCTTAATGCATTCCAATCCTACTGAGCATGCCTGGAAATTCCAGTCTAAAAGTACCACTTGCTTTCCAATAAGGGGCGTGCCTCTTGTGGAAATCCCACCACTGGGATATATAAGAGCGAAAGTTGTCCTCTTCTACTCACATTACTGTTACTCACTCTTCAACTAGAGCACTAGACAGCTGgatttccatttctttctttttaatcctGCATTAACATGACTTGTCTAACTCACGCTGTCAGCTTTTTGCTGGTTGTGGTCCTTTGTCTCCAACATAGCGATGGTAAGTCTGCAATGATTTGACTCATTTTGTGCTGAATTTAATATTTGgaatgatttggatttgttggCAAATTACCACATATAACTAGAAAAATGTAGCTGTAGATGTGAAAATAATGGTAATCTTATTATGTTGAAATGATTATGCATTTAAAGAAGGCAAGTAAAGAGCatcaatataaaacaaattttGCCTTATAACATGCTATTTAGTTATAGCCTTGCTTCTTGTGTGCATTAATCTGTATCTCTGCCTCACAGCTCAGTCAGTACCGGACAGATGCAGATGTCAGATCACGTCCTCTAAGCCCTCTAGATGGAAAAATATCGACGAGTTCTCCATCACTGCACCAAGATCCCGCTGCAAAGCCACCGAGATCATGTGAGCGTCCTCACACGTTCTTCTTTTTGCTAAAATACTGATAGTTGGAATTGTACTGTATCAGGCATCATATCAGCTTATATTCCTCTTGTGTGTACTGTTTATAACTCTTGTAACTATTGTTACTGGCTAATTTATAGtggttttcatatttgactgaTTTTAACTATTTGGGCAGAATTGTGGCCACATTGCTAATACAGTATGatttgtttttgcttgtttttagactgacactgaagactgtAAATACAAAGACAAATGAGAAAGAACGACGCTGTATTAGCCCAAATATATATCAGGGCGAACACCTTCAGCAATGCTGGAACAGGTAAGGACATAGTTATACAGGACATCCTAGTTTCAGTTTCTCATTCTGGATTTTGTGTAAAATTGACTTCATGAGAGAGCCTTTATGTCATTTGTACATTTTGGGATCTTTGTGCCTTCTTAAATTTAACACTCCTGATTCAAGAGGGAATAACAATAAGTAGTGCATGTTGGAAATAGATTCAACAGAATGCCAAAAAGAGCAAGGTCATAATTAACATGCATGATTTTAGTAGAAACACCTGTTAGTGATGTACCTTTTTGtgttgttataataacttaGCTAATGTTCATGCATttacaaaatgttaaataacatcTGTTGTTTGAACAGGATAAACAAAGATGGCAGGAGAGCCACTATCAAGATGTCTGAATGTGGAATTTCCAGAAACACTGCAGTAAAAATTGAAAACACAACCACAGTAAGTCAGCAGTGAGTTACTGAAGATTGGTGAAACTCCAGGAATCtttgtggtcatgtgaccaacaCAATCCAGTGGGAATGCTGACATCCAGCCTCCTTCCAGTGTCTGTAAACTCCAGCTGGATGACCCGAGGACGATAATGCTTCCATGAACTGTCAAACACAGATGTTTCACAGAAAAGGCTGTTGCAGGATTACAATGAGCACTGAATGTTTTACAGGCCTGAAGTAGGCCATCACTTTAGGccatcattttatttacttagaGCCAGTATTTAAAtcgttatatattatatttatttgttgttattattaagtattttaaataaatgtgtgcattttgtATCTTAAGtctcatgtgtgtgtttctctttcgAAAATCAGCACAAAATGGTAAAAAATGATTCAAAACTTTGCATGGTTTCAAACAGAAAGTAAACAAACTCAAGCCAAACATGATCAGAGGTCCTAGTTTGCTGGTCATGTGATCCATGTTCATACAGAGGGATTGAGCCCCACCTGCTGATCGCTCTGCAATATTTGACCTGAATATTtgataacagtttttttttttaattattaaattactCAATGATGAGATCACTAAAATGACAGACTTCATAATTTCCACATGcacatttgcttattttttcaattgCAAGCAACGCATATTATAATAGTCACAGGGCGACAAATAAGGAAAATTGATTCATTGTTAAACATCACGGTTCAACCATTGATTACTTTGTGTGATTTGCCTTTGTGGGTGGCTTGGAAAATATTAACTAATCACAAAAACTCACTGGATGTCCATTACACACATGTGGAGAAGCAAGCACAGAACAATCATCTATTTAAACATGCATTGTAAATGATTGATGGTTTAGAGCTCATAAAtacgttttatttttgtttattttcattgcaATAATGGTATGGTCTATAGTTTCAATGGTTTAaccataaatatttttatttaaaaaaaaaaaaaaaagaaaggatgaCATCTGTATGCACATTGCATTGCTTACAATTCATCATTACATGGGTgaatagcagtgtgtgtgtcttttctgtattttctgtctGTGGGCTCTTAAAAGGTCTGAAGcaatattgtatataattataaCAAGTAATAAGGTAATGCTATAACATAACCCATGCTTAATCAAATGCTTGCAAACAGAAGAAGCATGCACAAACTGAAAACTATACTAACAGTATGTGTAGAGATAagtttttcaaaatgtaaattaaaaaacaaaacaaaactatctatctatatacagagccctccactaatattggcacccttggtaaatatgagcaaggaaggctgtgaaaaatgatctttattgtttaatcctttcgatcttttgttaagaaaaaattcacaaaaatactctgctctcatggaaaCGTCTGTTGAGGAGGAGGTGCTGGACATTACTACTAGGTTGACAGATGAAGAAGTCGTTAGTCTTACTGTTATTCTCCCGAAGCTTTTAAGGTCACAGCAATTAATTCTAAGCTGAGGTGGTCTTTCTGATGACTCTGCACTTTGACCAGAAATGTTGACTTACAACATCAATGTGAAATTGTGTGACAGTTCATATAAATCCCTCAGTTTACATATAGCacatgaaaattaaaaacatagaGAAAATACCCAGAAATTGGGTAGTTTATTCAGTTACTCATTTGCTCATAGCTGCAGTAGATTTTACTCTTGAATCAGTAACAAAAAGCAACTTGGCAAAAAAAAGTAGACTGGGAATTTGCTGTCAAGCGACCCCAATTCGATACACTAAATTCGAACTGACACAACATGTTTCTCGATCAACgattcattaataaaaacaaaacaaaacacacacacac
This genomic window contains:
- the cxcl18b gene encoding chemokine (C-X-C motif) ligand 18b precursor gives rise to the protein MTCLTHAVSFLLVVVLCLQHSDAQSVPDRCRCQITSSKPSRWKNIDEFSITAPRSRCKATEIILTLKTVNTKTNEKERRCISPNIYQGEHLQQCWNRINKDGRRATIKMSECGISRNTAVKIENTTTVSQQ